The SAR324 cluster bacterium genome includes a region encoding these proteins:
- a CDS encoding YicC family protein, translating to MAVSMTGYGTAQCEQDGWLCQVEIRSVNQRFLDVRLRLPNGLLTLEASVKEKVKKVCQRGKVDGSIRLESITQSAQGFPHWQEPALRHYASLLSQFEELTGREVQVSMKDLLSQRDLLGESVDLEIPSELGEKLIWESLELALQALKSMKEREGQSMLDDIQSRLQRCAQLAQKIEEHSKHLPQQFQQRLLDHLSDLQAKLDAERLHQEVALMAERLDISEEIVRFDTHLQHLQETLQQEKEIGKRGDFLLQELNREANTMASKCNDTSVSHTVVEIKAELEKIREQMQNIE from the coding sequence ATGGCCGTTTCGATGACAGGTTATGGCACCGCACAATGCGAACAGGACGGCTGGCTTTGCCAAGTTGAAATCCGATCTGTCAATCAGCGGTTCCTGGATGTTCGACTACGCCTCCCTAATGGATTGCTGACATTGGAGGCATCTGTCAAGGAGAAAGTGAAAAAGGTATGCCAACGAGGCAAGGTCGATGGCAGCATACGTCTGGAATCCATCACTCAGAGTGCCCAAGGTTTCCCACACTGGCAGGAACCGGCCTTACGACATTACGCCAGCTTACTTTCCCAATTTGAAGAATTGACTGGGCGTGAGGTTCAGGTTTCCATGAAAGACCTGCTCAGTCAGCGAGATTTGCTTGGCGAATCGGTTGATCTGGAAATTCCTTCTGAACTAGGAGAAAAGTTAATCTGGGAAAGCCTTGAGCTTGCTTTGCAAGCCCTCAAATCGATGAAAGAGCGGGAAGGCCAGTCCATGCTGGACGACATCCAGTCGCGCCTTCAGCGCTGCGCTCAACTCGCACAAAAGATCGAAGAACACTCCAAGCACTTGCCACAGCAATTCCAACAAAGACTGCTGGATCATCTGAGTGATCTGCAGGCCAAGCTTGACGCTGAGCGGCTACATCAGGAAGTAGCCTTGATGGCAGAACGTCTCGATATCAGTGAAGAAATCGTCCGCTTCGACACACACCTACAACATTTGCAAGAGACCTTGCAGCAGGAGAAAGAGATTGGTAAGCGCGGTGACTTCCTACTCCAAGAATTGAATCGGGAAGCCAATACGATGGCTTCTAAGTGTAATGATACCAGTGTTAGCCACACCGTAGTTGAGATCAAGGCTGAGCTGGAAAAAATCCGTGAACAAATGCAGAACATCGAGTGA
- a CDS encoding (d)CMP kinase, translated as MKLTLAGPPGSGKSTVRRLLADKYGLEIRSTGDFMRQMALEQGFQDITQFLTEFVTSHPEVDRKIDEAQRKFGEENENFVLDAHLGFHCVPDACKILLTVSEEVAAERIFSAHRATEGAKNIEESIHANRQRYLIMRQNFQRLYGVDIADQANFDLIIDTSQLTPEGILHQIDTHLLEQDSQ; from the coding sequence ATGAAACTGACGCTAGCTGGCCCTCCTGGTTCTGGCAAATCGACAGTACGACGATTGTTGGCTGACAAATACGGTCTGGAAATTCGCTCTACAGGTGATTTCATGCGCCAAATGGCATTGGAACAAGGCTTCCAAGATATCACTCAATTTCTAACCGAATTTGTCACAAGCCATCCGGAAGTGGATCGTAAAATTGACGAAGCTCAACGGAAATTTGGTGAAGAAAACGAAAACTTCGTCTTGGACGCTCACCTTGGATTTCATTGTGTGCCTGACGCCTGCAAAATTTTGCTCACCGTCAGCGAGGAAGTGGCTGCAGAACGTATTTTTTCTGCTCACCGGGCCACGGAGGGTGCTAAAAATATTGAAGAATCTATTCATGCGAATCGACAGCGATACCTTATAATGCGCCAGAATTTTCAACGCCTTTACGGTGTGGACATCGCTGACCAAGCCAATTTTGATCTAATTATTGACACTAGTCAGTTGACTCCTGAGGGAATTCTCCATCAGATCGACACCCATCTTCTTGAACAAGATTCCCAATGA
- the sppA gene encoding signal peptide peptidase SppA, which yields MRQLLIAITLLISLSGCYVNLELPISRDQPLEERVLGGSGETKIALIELSGMMASDWISNVGSRRSSIDVDEVREQLVMAARDPAVRAVLLHINSPGGEVTTADVLFHELKQFRERSGKPIVVSIGAIGASGGYYAALAGDEIWANPTSVVGSIGVVMVRFNAEGLLEKIGIQGEVLASGSTKQELAVPLKPIGKESREILLRILNAHYDRFVGLVAENRQLPQEDARKLADGSIFPAEDARRLKLVDHVGYLEDALLAAQMRTGAASATVVSYQRPSSFQPSLLGSSAAEVNLVRVPDSLMPSSGFLYLWQP from the coding sequence ATGAGACAACTACTGATCGCCATCACTCTCCTGATTTCTCTCAGTGGTTGCTACGTCAATCTGGAGCTGCCCATCAGTCGTGACCAGCCTCTGGAAGAGCGTGTCCTGGGTGGAAGTGGAGAGACCAAGATCGCGCTGATTGAACTCAGTGGAATGATGGCGTCTGACTGGATTTCCAATGTGGGCAGCCGCAGAAGCAGTATTGACGTGGATGAAGTGCGAGAACAGTTGGTGATGGCTGCTAGAGATCCTGCAGTTCGAGCCGTACTGTTGCACATCAACTCACCTGGAGGAGAGGTGACTACTGCTGATGTGCTGTTTCATGAGTTGAAACAATTCAGAGAACGTAGCGGCAAGCCGATTGTCGTCAGCATTGGAGCCATTGGGGCATCTGGAGGCTATTACGCGGCGTTGGCTGGTGATGAAATCTGGGCCAATCCAACATCAGTTGTAGGAAGTATTGGAGTAGTCATGGTGCGTTTCAATGCTGAAGGACTGCTTGAAAAAATTGGTATCCAGGGGGAAGTTCTCGCGAGTGGATCTACGAAGCAAGAACTGGCAGTACCTTTGAAGCCTATTGGCAAAGAAAGTCGTGAAATCTTACTTCGTATTCTGAACGCCCACTATGATCGTTTTGTGGGACTTGTCGCTGAAAATCGACAACTTCCTCAAGAAGATGCGCGAAAGTTAGCAGATGGCAGTATTTTTCCAGCAGAAGATGCTCGAAGATTGAAACTCGTAGATCATGTCGGATACTTGGAGGATGCTTTGTTGGCTGCTCAAATGCGTACAGGCGCTGCGAGTGCAACCGTAGTGTCCTACCAGCGACCGAGTTCCTTCCAACCATCTTTGTTAGGAAGCAGTGCCGCAGAAGTCAACCTTGTTCGTGTACCAGACTCACTGATGCCCAGTTCTGGCTTTCTTTATCTCTGGCAACCCTAG
- the argC gene encoding N-acetyl-gamma-glutamyl-phosphate reductase, protein MSEHLQIAILGAGGLSGLELLTWLRRHPNVNVRHVTSERYDGMLVSRLLPAYQSSSLVFTGHDIDVAECDVTFLTVPNEASLEWVPRLHAAGVRIIDLSGMFRLQTPELTAKHYKLTPEESWLEKAVFGLAEVFAEQIATARLVANPGCYPTGALLALWPLGNHLKKLKVPPVIDAKSGVSGAGGRVENSTTNYVDVNENLKPYKIFQHQHRPEIQLYLAQQGYPEEQLGDIIFTPHLLPVNRGILSTIYLRFSEPIEEAELRKCYQDFCADKAFVHLLEPGVMPDLKAVAHSNHCVMNLFRHEQGQDWVIVSAIDNLVKGAAGQALQNMNLMFGLAPSTGLV, encoded by the coding sequence ATGTCTGAACATTTGCAGATCGCCATCCTAGGGGCTGGAGGTCTTTCTGGTCTGGAATTACTGACTTGGCTCAGGAGACATCCGAATGTCAACGTGCGTCATGTCACATCAGAACGCTATGACGGTATGCTCGTTAGTCGGTTATTACCTGCCTATCAAAGCTCTTCCCTAGTCTTCACAGGTCACGACATTGATGTAGCCGAGTGTGATGTCACTTTTCTTACAGTTCCTAACGAAGCCAGCTTGGAGTGGGTTCCTCGTCTTCATGCTGCCGGAGTAAGAATAATTGATCTTTCAGGAATGTTTCGGCTCCAAACACCAGAACTGACAGCCAAGCATTACAAACTAACTCCTGAAGAAAGTTGGTTGGAAAAAGCTGTTTTTGGACTCGCTGAGGTCTTTGCTGAACAGATCGCCACTGCCAGGCTGGTTGCTAATCCAGGATGTTATCCAACTGGGGCCTTGCTTGCTCTATGGCCACTGGGAAATCACCTGAAAAAACTGAAAGTTCCTCCAGTGATTGATGCCAAGTCTGGAGTCAGTGGGGCTGGTGGAAGGGTAGAGAATTCAACGACCAACTATGTTGATGTCAATGAGAATCTGAAACCCTACAAGATCTTCCAGCACCAACATCGACCTGAAATTCAGCTATATCTGGCCCAGCAGGGCTATCCTGAAGAACAACTTGGGGATATTATCTTCACACCTCATCTGCTGCCCGTGAACCGAGGTATCTTAAGTACAATCTATCTTCGCTTTAGTGAGCCAATTGAAGAGGCAGAACTACGAAAATGCTATCAGGATTTCTGTGCAGACAAGGCCTTTGTGCATTTGCTGGAGCCAGGTGTGATGCCTGATCTAAAAGCCGTTGCACACAGTAATCATTGTGTGATGAACTTGTTCCGGCACGAACAAGGTCAGGATTGGGTGATCGTTAGTGCAATCGACAATCTGGTGAAGGGAGCTGCGGGGCAAGCGTTGCAGAATATGAATCTAATGTTTGGGCTGGCACCCTCAACAGGACTAGTCTGA
- a CDS encoding ATP-binding protein — MKKKSVPLIQSAPCERCHGTHVLIEAVPRQRYARGRLCECFPTPCHACSGTGFILRRDRFHREMAASCPECVGRLQRVELYNEARVPRRYLHSRLQVTDQDKHNAQIFSLLDAIHRNLPDYLRTHQEQGSTTDDLKGMVLMGPPGTGKTHLLSGFVYQCTITHGISCVFQGFTELLSELRQGYSDGKSDMEIIEPHLLADVLIIDDMGKGRNTPWELGILDTLITERYNRDRIVMVTTNYTEAEENTLRERVLSKDRSEEEQFLSDTIRKRVGERIYSRLREMCYFEELNGPDRRQVD; from the coding sequence ATGAAGAAGAAAAGTGTGCCATTGATCCAGAGCGCACCTTGCGAACGTTGTCACGGCACCCATGTCCTGATTGAAGCGGTCCCCAGGCAACGCTATGCAAGAGGGCGGCTCTGTGAGTGTTTCCCTACTCCTTGCCACGCTTGTAGCGGAACTGGCTTTATTTTGCGACGAGACCGTTTCCATCGCGAAATGGCAGCGAGTTGCCCAGAGTGTGTTGGACGCTTACAGCGGGTGGAATTGTACAACGAAGCCCGAGTGCCGAGACGTTATCTGCATAGCCGTCTGCAAGTAACGGATCAAGACAAGCACAATGCTCAGATTTTCTCTTTGCTTGACGCAATTCATCGCAACCTGCCGGACTATTTACGTACGCATCAAGAACAGGGCTCAACAACGGATGACCTAAAAGGCATGGTACTGATGGGGCCACCCGGTACTGGCAAGACACATTTGCTCAGTGGCTTTGTGTATCAGTGTACGATTACCCATGGGATTTCCTGCGTGTTCCAAGGCTTTACTGAATTACTTTCTGAACTCAGACAAGGCTATTCCGATGGCAAGTCGGACATGGAAATCATAGAACCTCACCTGCTTGCAGATGTGCTGATCATCGATGATATGGGCAAAGGACGCAACACCCCATGGGAATTGGGCATTCTGGATACCCTGATCACGGAGCGCTACAACCGAGATCGAATTGTGATGGTGACGACTAACTACACTGAAGCAGAGGAAAACACATTGCGTGAGAGAGTTCTGAGCAAGGACCGAAGCGAGGAAGAACAGTTTCTCAGTGATACTATCCGCAAGCGAGTCGGAGAGAGAATCTATTCACGCTTACGCGAAATGTGTTACTTCGAGGAATTGAATGGTCCTGATCGTAGACAAGTGGATTGA
- a CDS encoding uroporphyrinogen decarboxylase family protein, translating into MAQIDNTKKNDLLLRVFRGEPVSRVPVWMMRQAGRTDPKYIALREADGRPLEELFGDVAQSIRVSLLPKRLGVDAIIMFQDILTPLAPMGATFVFRPGPISEPIHTLEQVHQLRLPNPATNLSHVGAILQGIHEELRGELPVLGFAGAPVTLAFFLLAGGSPHRQQKKVLEIFEDHPKLVELLLEKLTQMTIDYLNYQLAQGAQAVQLFESFADELGPELYERWALPTQQQVFAGLNKGANSLLFAKECPYLDWMAHSGAKGLSVGSCIDLRKAQELYPDLIWQGNVSNQLLRDGSLTEITEATQACLAATGGRSHILNLSHGLLADTPFTKVQHFVDTAHALQS; encoded by the coding sequence ATGGCTCAAATCGACAACACCAAAAAAAATGACCTCCTCCTCCGTGTCTTCCGTGGTGAGCCGGTATCCAGAGTGCCTGTTTGGATGATGCGGCAGGCTGGCAGAACAGATCCCAAATATATCGCCCTTCGGGAAGCAGACGGACGCCCCTTGGAGGAACTGTTTGGGGATGTAGCACAATCAATTCGAGTTTCCCTGCTACCCAAGCGACTTGGGGTTGATGCGATCATCATGTTTCAGGACATCCTGACACCACTGGCTCCCATGGGTGCGACATTCGTTTTTCGTCCAGGGCCGATCAGTGAACCAATCCACACCCTTGAACAAGTTCACCAACTACGACTGCCCAATCCAGCAACCAATCTGAGTCATGTTGGAGCCATCTTACAAGGAATTCACGAAGAGTTGCGGGGTGAACTACCTGTACTTGGATTTGCTGGTGCTCCTGTCACACTAGCTTTCTTTTTGTTGGCCGGAGGCTCCCCTCATCGTCAGCAGAAAAAGGTTCTGGAAATCTTTGAAGATCATCCCAAACTTGTAGAGTTATTGCTCGAAAAATTAACCCAGATGACTATTGACTACCTGAACTATCAACTAGCCCAAGGGGCTCAGGCAGTACAATTATTTGAATCCTTTGCCGACGAACTGGGTCCTGAGCTTTATGAACGCTGGGCACTACCGACTCAACAACAAGTATTTGCAGGACTCAATAAAGGTGCAAACTCCTTACTGTTTGCCAAAGAATGCCCATATCTTGACTGGATGGCACATAGCGGTGCCAAGGGACTTAGTGTTGGCTCGTGTATCGATCTAAGAAAAGCACAAGAACTGTATCCTGATCTGATCTGGCAAGGTAATGTGAGTAATCAACTTCTCAGAGATGGCAGCTTGACAGAGATTACTGAAGCCACCCAAGCCTGTCTGGCGGCCACCGGTGGCCGCTCTCACATTCTGAACTTGAGCCATGGACTGCTAGCAGATACACCATTCACCAAAGTACAGCATTTTGTTGATACAGCCCACGCGCTTCAGAGTTGA